A genomic region of Rhodohalobacter sp. 614A contains the following coding sequences:
- a CDS encoding type II toxin-antitoxin system VapC family toxin: MAAGLLLIDTDVLIDYSRGVEKTKGFLKNLEADHILAISVVTQLELMVGCENKTDLKSLQKFLTNFEIIQLSKSTSEIAVDLFKKYRLSHGVLIPDMLIASTALTLEIPLLSKNRKDFRFIKKLELIEYTV; this comes from the coding sequence ATGGCTGCCGGATTGTTGCTTATCGACACTGACGTTCTTATTGATTACAGTCGTGGAGTTGAAAAAACGAAAGGATTCCTGAAAAATCTTGAGGCTGATCACATACTAGCAATTAGTGTAGTTACTCAGCTTGAACTGATGGTGGGCTGTGAGAATAAGACCGATTTGAAATCCCTTCAAAAATTCTTGACCAATTTTGAGATTATTCAATTAAGTAAATCAACTTCGGAGATTGCTGTTGATCTTTTTAAAAAATATCGTTTGAGTCATGGTGTACTGATTCCGGATATGTTGATTGCATCTACAGCCTTGACCCTCGAAATCCCTTTACTATCCAAAAACCGGAAAGATTTTCGGTTTATTAAGAAGCTGGAATTAATTGAATACACAGTTTAA
- a CDS encoding DUF2281 domain-containing protein — translation MSESTVSKKIKKLPPEAKQQAQDFVDFLYERYVKDETKKSTKKSILESSFFGMWKDREDMQDSTAWVRKVRKSQWSNP, via the coding sequence ATGAGTGAATCAACGGTTTCAAAAAAAATTAAAAAGCTACCTCCTGAGGCAAAACAGCAAGCCCAGGATTTTGTGGATTTTCTTTATGAGCGATATGTAAAGGATGAGACAAAAAAATCAACAAAGAAAAGCATTTTAGAGAGTTCGTTTTTTGGTATGTGGAAAGATCGGGAAGATATGCAGGATAGCACTGCATGGGTCAGGAAGGTTCGCAAATCACAGTGGTCTAATCCATAA
- the sucD gene encoding succinate--CoA ligase subunit alpha: MSVLVGNETRLIVQGFTGSEGTFHAGQMIEYGTNVVGGVTPGKGGQTHLEKPVFNTVSDAVKEEEANTSVIFVPPPFAADAIIEAAVSGIKVIICITEGIPVQDMVKAKQICKNHGATLVGPNCPGVITPGEAKVGIMPGMIFTPGSVGLISRSGTLTYEAVDQLTKAGLGQSTAIGIGGDPVIGTTHTDAVKLFQDDPDTEAIVLIGEIGGSAEEEAAAYIKENVDKPVVAFIAGSTAPPGRRMGHAGAIISGGKGTAADKKQALKDAGVTVAESPAEIGITLKELLG; the protein is encoded by the coding sequence ATGAGTGTATTAGTTGGTAATGAAACCCGCCTGATTGTACAAGGCTTTACCGGTAGCGAGGGAACGTTCCATGCCGGCCAGATGATCGAATACGGAACGAATGTAGTTGGCGGTGTAACGCCCGGAAAAGGCGGACAAACCCATCTCGAGAAACCCGTTTTTAACACGGTTTCCGATGCTGTTAAAGAAGAGGAAGCGAATACATCGGTTATTTTTGTACCGCCTCCGTTTGCGGCCGATGCCATTATTGAAGCCGCTGTGTCCGGCATCAAAGTGATTATCTGTATTACCGAGGGAATTCCCGTTCAGGATATGGTGAAAGCGAAGCAGATTTGCAAGAATCACGGAGCTACATTGGTTGGCCCGAACTGCCCCGGCGTGATTACTCCCGGCGAGGCAAAAGTCGGCATTATGCCCGGCATGATTTTTACGCCCGGAAGTGTTGGACTAATCTCCCGTTCCGGAACGCTGACCTACGAAGCGGTTGACCAGCTGACCAAAGCCGGACTCGGACAAAGTACCGCGATCGGAATTGGCGGTGACCCCGTGATTGGAACCACCCACACCGATGCCGTAAAACTGTTCCAGGACGATCCCGACACCGAAGCGATTGTGCTGATTGGTGAAATTGGCGGATCTGCCGAGGAAGAAGCCGCGGCTTACATTAAAGAAAATGTGGACAAACCGGTTGTAGCATTTATTGCCGGAAGCACCGCCCCTCCCGGCCGACGAATGGGCCACGCAGGCGCCATCATCTCCGGCGGAAAAGGTACTGCCGCAGATAAGAAACAAGCCTTAAAAGATGCCGGCGTAACCGTAGCCGAAAGCCCCGCCGAAATTGGCATTACACTAAAAGAGTTATTGGGATAG
- the dnaG gene encoding DNA primase — translation MISDDKKEEIRAAADIVDVVGDYVKLKKSGGGFVGLCPFHDENTPSFHVTPRLGIYKCFGCGESGDVFNFVMEMEGIGFPETLRTLAERYGIDIPEDHSEEDSQETKKREGVLHALKFAGLFYHRQLLESPEAEKARSYLDGRGYPMKIWKNFGLGYAPSGSALLKEAQKEGIEEEYLLEADLIKPSNRGDGYFDSFRDRLMFPIFNPSGKLIAFAGRILNENKKTAKYINSSQTIVYNKSEVVYGVNFARNDIRKEEEVILVEGYTDVITMHQKGIKNVVASSGTSLTSGQIKILQRYGNRIVMIYDADNAGQTAMERGMNIALEQGMEVKLMELPEGEDPDSFVKQYGKESFNDFKKEHAEDFITFTIHKAENAGRMESPGDRSSVIKQILDSIARIPEELDRQVYVQHLHQKTQVYRKGSDRELFQQLDLILSERQKQQRFEKRREDFSRQRNAESSVPMQDEQPSHPADQKEVRTRKRPHYELEIIRLLLQFGENMRRFIGHNIGEDHFEDEQVRTFFSDIMKRHVDGEDISVDHYMNRESPYPALLGDILVDRHTISEKFAKRTGSEFKKDKNPILSAKSAMKPLRLYYCERRKEEISRKIANASTEEKEKMMSMLSKLQKEITRIKKTTADDLFDNPDFLNDEKMKGSETFEYKMKNSIERNSG, via the coding sequence ATGATATCAGACGATAAAAAAGAGGAAATTCGTGCGGCGGCGGACATCGTGGATGTGGTCGGCGATTATGTGAAGCTTAAGAAATCGGGCGGCGGATTTGTGGGGCTGTGTCCGTTTCATGATGAGAATACGCCTTCGTTTCATGTGACGCCTCGTCTCGGTATCTACAAATGTTTTGGGTGCGGCGAAAGCGGCGATGTTTTCAACTTTGTGATGGAAATGGAAGGCATCGGATTTCCGGAAACGCTCCGAACACTCGCCGAACGGTACGGAATTGATATTCCGGAGGATCATTCCGAGGAAGACAGCCAGGAAACCAAAAAGCGGGAGGGAGTGCTTCATGCATTGAAGTTTGCCGGACTGTTTTATCATCGCCAGTTGCTGGAATCTCCCGAAGCAGAGAAAGCCCGTTCCTATCTCGACGGCCGCGGATATCCCATGAAAATCTGGAAGAATTTCGGATTGGGATATGCACCCAGCGGATCCGCTCTTTTGAAGGAAGCTCAAAAAGAGGGAATCGAAGAGGAGTATCTGCTTGAAGCCGATCTGATCAAACCTAGCAACCGAGGCGACGGTTACTTTGATTCGTTTCGCGACCGGCTGATGTTTCCAATCTTCAATCCATCAGGAAAACTGATTGCGTTTGCCGGACGAATTCTGAATGAGAATAAGAAGACGGCGAAGTATATCAACTCCTCCCAAACCATTGTCTACAACAAAAGTGAGGTTGTTTACGGTGTTAATTTTGCGAGAAATGACATTCGCAAAGAGGAAGAGGTGATCCTGGTGGAAGGTTACACGGACGTCATTACGATGCATCAAAAGGGAATCAAAAATGTGGTGGCATCGAGCGGTACATCGCTGACCTCCGGACAGATTAAGATTTTACAGCGGTATGGAAATCGTATCGTCATGATTTATGATGCGGATAACGCCGGACAAACCGCGATGGAACGCGGAATGAATATTGCGTTGGAGCAGGGAATGGAAGTGAAGCTGATGGAACTGCCCGAAGGTGAAGATCCCGATTCGTTTGTGAAGCAGTACGGGAAAGAATCGTTCAACGATTTCAAGAAAGAGCATGCTGAAGATTTTATCACCTTTACCATTCACAAAGCGGAAAATGCCGGACGAATGGAAAGTCCCGGGGACCGATCATCTGTCATCAAACAAATTTTAGATAGCATCGCACGAATTCCGGAAGAATTGGATCGTCAGGTGTACGTTCAGCATCTCCATCAAAAAACACAGGTGTACCGAAAGGGATCGGATCGCGAGCTTTTTCAACAGCTTGACCTGATTCTGAGTGAACGGCAAAAGCAGCAGCGATTTGAAAAGAGAAGAGAAGATTTCTCGCGACAACGAAATGCAGAATCATCGGTTCCGATGCAGGATGAACAACCAAGTCACCCGGCGGATCAAAAAGAAGTTCGAACTCGAAAACGTCCCCATTATGAATTGGAAATTATTCGACTGTTGCTTCAATTCGGAGAAAATATGCGGCGATTTATCGGGCACAACATCGGGGAGGATCATTTTGAAGATGAACAGGTGCGAACTTTTTTCAGTGACATCATGAAACGGCATGTGGATGGAGAAGACATCAGCGTGGATCATTACATGAATCGCGAGAGCCCGTATCCTGCGTTATTGGGAGATATTTTAGTGGACCGGCATACCATCAGCGAGAAGTTTGCCAAGCGTACGGGCAGTGAATTCAAAAAAGACAAAAACCCGATTTTGTCGGCAAAATCTGCCATGAAGCCATTGAGGCTTTATTACTGTGAACGGCGTAAAGAAGAGATTTCAAGAAAAATTGCGAATGCTTCCACTGAAGAAAAAGAGAAGATGATGAGCATGTTGAGCAAGCTTCAGAAGGAAATCACACGAATAAAAAAAACAACGGCTGACGATCTTTTTGACAACCCCGACTTCCTGAATGACGAAAAGATGAAGGGAAGTGAGACGTTTGAGTACAAGATGAAAAACAGCATAGAGAGAAATTCCGGCTGA
- a CDS encoding outer membrane beta-barrel protein, which yields MNKSILTLSILFLLTANFAYSQDMSDEEVDDKGFYLGASLMGTSFDIPDFFDDKHTGGGIALKAGYNFSTNFAIFANLDGSNMSPDDGDDYTLAHFDLGVEGRLGDSSSSFRPYGRASFLGVAATFESEEGDAEISGGGFGAGVGLYYFVNNHFAFEVGYTHSWININEVSFGSISVEIEETANSGRLGLGFSYHF from the coding sequence ATGAATAAGTCTATCTTAACACTCTCTATTCTATTTTTATTGACGGCAAACTTTGCCTATTCCCAAGACATGTCAGACGAAGAAGTGGATGATAAAGGATTCTATCTTGGAGCTTCGTTGATGGGAACCAGTTTTGATATCCCCGATTTTTTTGATGACAAACACACAGGCGGAGGCATAGCCTTGAAGGCGGGATATAATTTTAGTACAAACTTTGCCATCTTTGCTAATCTTGACGGATCCAACATGAGTCCTGATGATGGGGATGATTATACACTGGCCCATTTCGATTTGGGAGTGGAAGGACGGCTTGGAGATAGCAGCAGTAGTTTTCGTCCCTATGGACGGGCTTCATTTCTTGGCGTAGCCGCTACATTTGAAAGTGAGGAAGGGGATGCGGAAATCAGTGGCGGCGGTTTTGGAGCCGGGGTTGGCCTTTATTATTTCGTCAATAACCACTTTGCATTTGAGGTCGGATATACTCACAGTTGGATAAATATTAATGAAGTGTCATTCGGGTCCATTTCTGTTGAGATTGAAGAAACTGCTAATTCGGGAAGACTGGGATTAGGCTTTTCCTATCATTTCTAA
- a CDS encoding inositol monophosphatase family protein translates to MISDLDVAKQAAREGVRVIKSFREKGIKIKKKGFHDLVTDADVETEKAIIKVIKKHFPDDEILAEESSAEDAMSDSRVWIIDPIDGTTNFANGFPIYCVSVALWENKEPKVGIVIEVNREEEFTAIAGEGAWLNDEEIHVSSTAEYEHAFIGTGFPYNDLSVVDSYLKLFRKLMEDVQGIRRPGSAAYDLCCVASGRFDGFYEYSLHIWDVAAAALIIKEAGGTVTDWDGSDKWAFGERFVAGNSEVHFYLLHKIQEFIPAEQRKVVTESLDHKNSAS, encoded by the coding sequence ATGATCTCAGATCTGGACGTAGCAAAACAGGCTGCAAGAGAGGGTGTTCGAGTTATCAAATCATTTCGGGAAAAAGGCATTAAAATCAAGAAAAAAGGTTTCCACGATTTGGTGACGGATGCCGATGTTGAAACCGAAAAAGCAATTATCAAAGTCATAAAGAAGCATTTCCCTGATGATGAAATTCTTGCGGAGGAATCATCCGCTGAAGATGCGATGAGCGATTCGCGCGTATGGATTATTGACCCGATTGACGGTACAACAAATTTTGCCAACGGATTCCCGATTTATTGCGTATCCGTGGCATTGTGGGAAAACAAAGAGCCGAAAGTTGGAATTGTTATCGAGGTAAACCGCGAAGAAGAATTTACGGCCATTGCCGGAGAAGGCGCATGGTTGAACGACGAAGAGATTCATGTATCATCAACTGCTGAATATGAACACGCGTTTATCGGGACCGGCTTTCCCTATAACGATCTCTCTGTTGTGGATTCCTATCTCAAACTATTTCGCAAATTGATGGAAGACGTTCAGGGAATTCGGCGTCCCGGTTCAGCCGCTTATGATTTATGTTGTGTTGCCAGCGGCCGTTTCGACGGGTTTTATGAATATTCTCTCCACATTTGGGATGTTGCAGCTGCGGCATTGATTATTAAAGAAGCTGGTGGAACAGTAACCGACTGGGATGGAAGCGACAAATGGGCATTTGGTGAACGATTTGTTGCCGGGAATTCAGAGGTTCATTTCTATCTTCTTCATAAGATTCAGGAGTTTATCCCGGCTGAACAAAGAAAGGTGGTGACGGAGAGCCTCGATCATAAAAACTCCGCTTCATGA
- a CDS encoding bifunctional lysine ketoglutarate reductase /saccharopine dehydrogenase family protein, with amino-acid sequence MNRIGIRHEDKYKFERRTPIIPDHVNELTEKEGLSFFVENSEKRIFKDQEYKDAGAVVADDLSECDVIFGVKEMPENYFEEGKTYVFFSHVIKGQPYNMPMLRRLMEKKATLIDYERIEGEKGQRLIFFGRYAGLAGMINTLWTTGQRLLANGIETPFAKLQQTRHYNSLDEAKENVFEIGNEIKTSGLSESAKPCVIAVTGDGNVSKGALEILDLLPGKSVSAEQLKNGDYEKNQVIIKVNLLVSDYMIPNGDFEFGLHHYINNPDQYTSTIEDYLPNIDVFVNGIYWDEKYPRLITKNWLRKMDASNRLELKVIGDITCDIHGSVECTEMATPIEDPVFVYNPQTDSFQMGFEGRGVAVMAVDILPSELPREASVHFSEALKPYLKNFAESDFSKSLDQLNLPDEIKKAIIVHKGELTPDYKYLESSLAE; translated from the coding sequence ATGAACCGAATTGGAATCCGGCACGAAGATAAATATAAATTTGAGCGGAGAACGCCCATCATTCCGGATCACGTAAATGAACTCACCGAAAAGGAAGGTCTCTCATTTTTTGTGGAGAATTCCGAGAAGAGGATTTTCAAAGATCAAGAGTATAAAGATGCCGGAGCTGTGGTAGCGGATGATCTTTCAGAATGTGATGTGATTTTTGGAGTGAAGGAGATGCCGGAGAATTACTTTGAAGAGGGGAAAACTTACGTCTTTTTTTCTCATGTGATAAAGGGGCAGCCCTATAACATGCCGATGCTCAGGCGATTAATGGAGAAAAAAGCGACTCTCATCGATTATGAACGAATTGAGGGAGAAAAAGGACAGAGGCTGATCTTTTTCGGGCGTTATGCGGGGCTTGCCGGAATGATCAATACGCTGTGGACCACCGGCCAAAGGCTTTTGGCAAATGGAATTGAAACTCCGTTCGCAAAACTCCAGCAAACAAGACATTACAATTCGCTGGATGAAGCAAAAGAAAATGTGTTTGAAATTGGCAACGAGATAAAAACTTCAGGATTATCGGAATCGGCCAAGCCATGCGTCATTGCGGTAACCGGAGATGGAAATGTATCGAAAGGAGCTTTGGAAATCCTGGATCTTTTGCCGGGTAAATCTGTCTCGGCGGAACAATTGAAAAATGGTGATTACGAAAAAAATCAGGTGATTATCAAAGTCAATTTGCTGGTCAGTGATTACATGATTCCAAATGGGGATTTTGAATTTGGCCTGCATCATTATATCAATAATCCTGATCAGTATACCTCAACCATTGAAGACTATCTGCCAAATATTGATGTCTTTGTGAATGGAATTTATTGGGATGAGAAATATCCCCGGTTAATCACCAAAAACTGGCTTCGGAAAATGGATGCTTCCAACCGATTGGAGCTAAAAGTAATCGGAGATATTACCTGTGATATTCATGGATCTGTTGAATGTACGGAGATGGCAACTCCAATTGAGGACCCGGTTTTTGTTTATAATCCTCAAACGGATTCCTTCCAAATGGGATTTGAAGGTCGGGGAGTAGCAGTAATGGCCGTCGATATTTTGCCCAGTGAATTGCCGCGAGAAGCATCCGTACACTTCAGCGAAGCTTTAAAACCCTATCTTAAGAATTTTGCTGAGTCGGACTTTTCAAAATCTTTGGATCAACTAAATCTTCCTGATGAGATCAAAAAAGCAATCATCGTTCATAAAGGAGAGCTCACGCCGGATTATAAGTATTTAGAATCAAGTTTGGCAGAATGA
- a CDS encoding Fe(3+) ABC transporter substrate-binding protein, translated as MITHRHILFIIAGFLFFISCSDEEVVNIYSSRHYDTDLQLYENFTEKTGIAVNLIEGSSDELIERINNEGINSPADVVITVDAGRLWRAKEAGVLQSFESDYLSETINDQMHDPEGYWVGLSKRVRGIVYNKEAVDTTDLEGYWELADDQWNGRICMRSSNNIYNQSLVASLIETYGEEETEEWATNLVNNFARSPQGGDTDQIQAVAAGLCDIAIVNHYYLARLIRSDSEEDREVASQVAMYFPADEHGGAHVNISGAGVAANSPNKENAIRFIEYLATEEAQQYYAIANNEFPVLTTMELPEVLGQFGNFDTDGVNVAMYGINNPTAIRVMDRAGWR; from the coding sequence ATGATTACGCACAGACACATTCTTTTTATCATCGCCGGTTTCCTTTTTTTCATCTCATGCTCGGATGAAGAAGTCGTGAATATTTACTCATCGCGGCATTACGATACGGATCTTCAACTCTACGAAAATTTTACAGAAAAGACTGGAATTGCAGTCAATTTAATTGAAGGATCCAGTGATGAATTGATCGAAAGAATTAATAATGAAGGAATTAACAGTCCGGCCGATGTGGTCATTACGGTGGATGCAGGCCGCTTGTGGAGAGCAAAAGAGGCCGGTGTTCTCCAATCCTTTGAATCCGATTACTTAAGTGAAACGATTAACGACCAGATGCATGATCCCGAGGGATATTGGGTTGGATTGTCGAAGCGGGTGCGCGGAATTGTTTACAACAAAGAGGCAGTAGATACAACTGATCTGGAAGGATACTGGGAACTTGCAGATGACCAATGGAACGGAAGGATTTGTATGCGGTCGTCCAACAATATTTACAATCAGTCTTTGGTTGCTTCTCTGATTGAAACGTATGGAGAAGAAGAAACAGAAGAGTGGGCAACAAATTTGGTCAATAATTTTGCACGATCTCCACAAGGTGGGGATACCGATCAGATCCAGGCTGTGGCTGCCGGTTTGTGTGATATTGCCATTGTAAATCACTACTATTTGGCTCGTTTGATACGATCAGATTCTGAGGAAGATCGTGAAGTGGCCTCGCAAGTTGCCATGTATTTTCCTGCGGATGAGCATGGTGGGGCTCATGTGAATATCAGTGGAGCAGGTGTGGCAGCAAATTCACCAAATAAAGAAAATGCTATTCGGTTTATTGAATACCTGGCTACTGAAGAAGCCCAGCAATATTATGCAATTGCCAACAATGAATTTCCTGTTTTAACCACGATGGAACTTCCCGAAGTTTTGGGCCAGTTCGGCAATTTTGATACGGATGGAGTGAATGTGGCAATGTATGGTATCAATAATCCAACGGCTATCCGTGTAATGGATCGGGCAGGGTGGAGGTAG
- a CDS encoding ABC transporter permease, with protein MIRNIVEMTKNSDFWPKTGSIKSESGWWNALTIFAALMVSIPVLTVAANIFIPSGDIWQHLASTVLPDYIKNSLILMIGVGTGVFILGVGNAWLVTMCRFPGSKYFNWLLILPMAVPAYLMAYTYTDFLAYTGPLQNMIRDITGWGLGDYYFPDVRSIGGAIIMMSFVFFPYVYLITRAAFLEQSTSLLEASRSLGATPFQSFYKIALPLARPSIAAGMALALMETLNDFGTVDYFGVQTFTTGIYRTWFGLGERAAAAQLAAFLLIFILFLILLERRSRNKMKMKHETTGRFKRLSVYRLNGWKAWGSTIFCTIPVLIGFVFPTMILTDMMIANFDIAVDSRFFEFSFNTILVALIAGFVALAVALIMAYGVRLNPNLITRTATRIGSMGYAIPGSVIAVGILIPFGWTDNTIDSWMRDSFGVSTGLILSGTIFALIFAYVVRFLAVAYNTVEASLGKITPSMDEAAEGMGYSFRKILGKVHVPMMSGSLFTAIMLVIVDVIKELPATIIVRPFNFDTLAVQVYRLASDERLGESSGAALAIILVGLVPVYILSRSIAKTRKAEEKET; from the coding sequence ATGATCCGAAACATTGTTGAGATGACGAAGAACAGTGATTTCTGGCCAAAGACTGGTTCCATCAAATCAGAATCGGGCTGGTGGAACGCTCTCACCATTTTTGCAGCGTTGATGGTTTCCATTCCGGTTCTAACAGTGGCTGCAAATATTTTTATCCCGAGCGGTGATATCTGGCAACACCTCGCCTCAACAGTTCTCCCCGACTACATCAAGAATTCATTGATTCTCATGATTGGTGTCGGAACCGGAGTCTTTATTCTGGGCGTTGGAAATGCCTGGCTGGTTACCATGTGCCGATTCCCCGGCAGCAAATATTTTAATTGGCTGTTGATACTTCCCATGGCTGTTCCGGCTTACCTGATGGCCTATACCTACACCGATTTTCTTGCCTATACAGGTCCCCTTCAAAATATGATTCGTGATATCACCGGCTGGGGACTTGGCGATTACTATTTCCCGGATGTGCGTTCCATTGGCGGGGCCATTATCATGATGTCGTTTGTCTTCTTCCCCTATGTTTATTTAATCACGAGGGCAGCTTTTTTGGAGCAATCGACGTCCCTGCTTGAAGCGAGCCGGAGCCTTGGTGCTACACCTTTTCAAAGTTTTTATAAGATTGCACTGCCTCTTGCACGTCCATCTATTGCAGCCGGCATGGCATTGGCTTTGATGGAAACTCTCAATGATTTTGGTACGGTTGATTATTTCGGAGTTCAGACATTTACAACGGGAATCTACCGAACCTGGTTTGGTTTGGGAGAACGGGCCGCTGCCGCTCAGCTCGCCGCTTTTCTGTTGATTTTTATTCTGTTTCTGATCCTTCTCGAAAGAAGAAGCCGGAATAAAATGAAAATGAAGCACGAAACCACCGGTCGTTTTAAACGGCTCTCCGTTTACCGGCTAAATGGGTGGAAAGCATGGGGTAGCACCATTTTTTGTACTATTCCGGTACTGATTGGTTTTGTATTCCCGACGATGATTTTGACGGATATGATGATCGCCAACTTCGATATTGCCGTTGATTCCCGCTTTTTTGAATTCAGTTTTAATACTATCCTGGTTGCTCTCATTGCCGGGTTTGTGGCGCTTGCGGTTGCGTTGATTATGGCTTACGGCGTTCGGTTGAATCCAAACTTGATCACCCGGACAGCAACAAGAATTGGCTCTATGGGTTACGCTATTCCGGGATCAGTGATTGCTGTCGGAATCCTGATTCCCTTCGGCTGGACCGACAATACAATTGATAGCTGGATGCGTGATTCATTTGGAGTTTCAACCGGACTGATTTTAAGCGGAACCATTTTCGCCCTGATCTTTGCCTATGTGGTTCGCTTCCTCGCTGTGGCTTACAACACGGTTGAAGCGAGTCTTGGAAAAATAACCCCAAGCATGGATGAAGCGGCCGAAGGGATGGGATATAGTTTCAGAAAAATATTAGGCAAGGTTCATGTACCGATGATGTCAGGAAGCCTGTTTACAGCCATCATGCTTGTAATTGTAGATGTTATCAAAGAGTTGCCGGCAACAATCATCGTCCGGCCATTCAATTTTGACACTCTTGCCGTTCAGGTCTATCGGCTGGCTTCAGATGAACGACTGGGAGAATCGTCAGGCGCTGCACTGGCTATCATTCTTGTTGGACTTGTGCCCGTTTATATCCTGAGCCGATCCATTGCAAAAACGAGGAAAGCCGAAGAAAAGGAAACTTAA
- a CDS encoding phytoene desaturase family protein, whose product MPRKDSSYDAVVVGSGPNGLAAGIRLALEGYSVKIFEASETIGGGVRTAELIEPGFFHDICSAIHPMAAASPFLKKLPLGKFGLKWIHPIHPAVHPLDDQPAGVLFNDLQETAFHLEDDADYYRTLMKPIQKNWDGLSKDFLGPLSFPKNPVQMGLFGLKALQPATRFQKKFKTDRAKALFAGMAAHSILPLDEIATTAIGLVFFGTGHTGGWPMPEGGSQLLANAMAGYFKSLGGEIETGFQVESLKELPDSKAVLFDLTPQQVSLIVGDQFPSSYKRKLRKFKRGSGVFKVDYILKEPVPWKDPECRRAGTVHLGGTFAEIAASEKEIANGNHSDNPFVLVAQQSLFDKTRTPNKKETLWAYCHVPNGSTKDMTDIIENQIERFAPGFKDVIEKKVTMNTSDFEEYNANYIGGDINGGRQDIWQLFSRPVNWINPYATPADGIYFCSSSTPPGGGVHGMCGYHAANLVLKKEFGKSSSEWKFRI is encoded by the coding sequence TTGCCACGAAAAGATTCTTCTTATGATGCTGTTGTTGTAGGCTCGGGACCCAATGGTCTCGCCGCCGGTATCCGGCTTGCACTTGAAGGCTATTCCGTTAAAATATTTGAAGCGTCGGAAACTATTGGTGGGGGAGTGAGAACCGCAGAATTGATAGAACCTGGTTTTTTTCACGATATCTGTTCTGCCATTCATCCAATGGCCGCTGCTTCCCCATTTCTCAAGAAGTTGCCTTTGGGAAAATTTGGGCTGAAATGGATTCATCCGATTCACCCGGCAGTCCATCCGCTGGACGACCAACCCGCCGGAGTTTTGTTTAACGACTTACAGGAAACAGCATTTCATTTGGAGGATGATGCGGATTATTATCGAACGCTGATGAAGCCGATCCAAAAAAACTGGGATGGTTTGAGCAAGGATTTTTTAGGTCCGTTATCGTTTCCCAAAAATCCTGTTCAAATGGGTTTATTCGGATTGAAAGCACTTCAGCCAGCCACGAGGTTCCAGAAAAAATTCAAAACAGATCGGGCAAAAGCATTGTTTGCAGGAATGGCTGCTCATTCAATCCTCCCACTTGATGAAATAGCTACCACAGCAATTGGCCTGGTTTTCTTCGGAACGGGACATACCGGTGGCTGGCCTATGCCCGAAGGTGGTTCTCAGTTGTTGGCAAATGCAATGGCAGGATATTTTAAATCTTTAGGCGGCGAAATTGAAACGGGTTTCCAGGTTGAGTCGCTAAAAGAACTGCCCGATTCAAAAGCAGTTTTGTTTGACCTGACACCGCAACAGGTTTCGCTAATTGTTGGTGACCAATTTCCATCCTCATACAAACGGAAATTGCGAAAATTCAAAAGAGGTTCCGGAGTTTTTAAGGTTGATTATATTTTAAAAGAACCCGTTCCCTGGAAAGATCCTGAATGCCGGCGGGCAGGAACCGTTCATCTTGGTGGAACTTTTGCTGAGATCGCCGCTTCTGAAAAAGAGATAGCAAATGGAAATCATTCCGATAACCCGTTTGTACTGGTTGCCCAGCAAAGTTTGTTTGATAAAACCCGAACACCGAATAAAAAGGAAACTTTATGGGCATATTGCCATGTACCGAACGGTTCCACAAAAGATATGACCGACATCATTGAAAACCAGATTGAACGGTTCGCCCCCGGTTTTAAAGATGTTATTGAGAAGAAAGTCACAATGAATACAAGTGATTTTGAGGAGTACAATGCCAATTATATCGGTGGAGATATTAATGGCGGACGGCAGGATATCTGGCAGCTTTTCTCAAGACCTGTCAACTGGATAAACCCTTATGCAACTCCGGCTGACGGTATTTATTTTTGTTCTTCTTCAACCCCTCCGGGAGGCGGAGTTCACGGAATGTGCGGTTATCATGCCGCAAACCTCGTTCTGAAAAAAGAGTTTGGAAAATCTTCTTCGGAATGGAAATTCAGAATTTAA